The sequence below is a genomic window from Macadamia integrifolia cultivar HAES 741 chromosome 1, SCU_Mint_v3, whole genome shotgun sequence.
CACATATAAGGTATCATAAGGTTTTTCATAAAATACTAAAATCCTATAGGAGTTTGCGAATCCTAGGATGGAGTGAACTTCACTACGTATACATGGTTATGAAAAACTTTGTCCTTCCAAATTATATACTTcaacctttttttattattaatatttatagACCCAAACTTGCATAAATGGCATATCAAACACTTCCACAtgacacacaaaaaaaaaaaaaaaaaaaaaacatttctttgGGATTTATGCATGAACATTGAAGAAACGCAATGCGGTAAATACAGTACCAGAGACCGTGAGAAAAAGTAATACAATTGCTACAACCACTGAAATGATCTTCCATGGACTGTTGCAATAATCTCTGTTTAATGTAGCTTTCCATTTGTTACTGCGTCTGTTATAATATTCATGCACTTTCTCACACAAGTCACTGTAATAGAAGTCCGTAGCATTAATTGAAATTTCACTACAGAGATTGCTAAATAGAGACAAGACCTTAATATCGTCACCTATTTGATTAATAATAATTCCACGATCACGTAGATATGCCACATCATCAGTAGAGTTTATAAGGTAATCCATCAACATGGCATATGATGTTATGTAGTGTGTACCTCCAATACGGTATTGCTCGTGAGCAATAAGATTTCGGAAAAAGGAATCTGTGTAATCATTAACACATAATTGAGGGATTTCAAACACTCCTTCATTGAACTTTATATCAATCAAGCTAACATATCCATATGTTGTGGTTTTAATTCAGCAAAGGAAGATTCCTTGGTTTGCTTTGCAAAGGTGGATATATCTCCAGCCTTacatgagaagaatttcttggaaaatttCTCACAATTACAGAGAGGGGAATTCAGTGGCAGATTTCTTGGCAAGAGATGCGGCTAAGAGTGGTATTTCAGGAGTTGATGTGATATTGCCTCCTCACATAGGGGATTTTCTTACTAGAGATGCCGAGGGAAGACCAAATTATAGATTCCCTTAGAGTTTTCCctttctcctgctgatggcaatgccgaaggtgggaggataGGGAGGCTATTGGTTCTTTCTTATTGTTGGATTGGTTGTTGGGTTGTAATTTACTTCTTTTATGTcttcttatgaaataaaattttagcgaaaaaaaaaggtgcttcTTGAACTTGACACTGGAACGCCGGAGCTCCGTCACGGACTGTAGAGATTCTAGTCCTGTACTCAATCCTTGCATCTTGATCGTTGAAAGAGAACTATCAAGTGTGTAGCTTAACAGATCAAGTAAATGGTTGTCTCTAATGGACTTAGTATTTTGAGGACACTTGTGCATGGCTTGTGGTATCAAAtcatggaagaaaaagagagccATTTTGATGAGTGGTAGAGAATCATGGTTAGGATCCTTACTTAGATCGAATAATCTTTGAAGAACCGAAATGGGTATTTGGTTTTCAAGTAATACCAAATCACGAACAATCCTTGCTCTCCTTGAACTGGAATAGAATATTGGATCATAATCATCTACTGgaacaaaatttgaatttttccgAAATAATTCAATGATGAAGAAGCCATCAAAGAGCATCATTTCTATGAATTCTTTTGTAGTTAAGTTGATGGGTTCTGAGTAACATCCACGGGCTTCAACTTCTAATTCCATGAGAGCTTCCACATACTCTTCTAGACTGGTTCTCTCTCTTGTTCGATCAAGCAATGCTTGGAGGTATTGCAACTTATGGTCTTCCATGGCCAGCAAGCTTTGTGTCGAACGGTGATAGGGGCCGATGGAGACTGTGTCTGGGGTGTAAGCATCTTCGTTCAGTTTGCGAATTCTTTTGTGGACTCTGTGAATAGAAGTTGTTGACCCCAATGATGGATTGGACCTCTGAGAAAGCTTTTGTCTGATAGAATCATGAATATCTTGTGAAGTTATCACAACATTAGTCTCCTCCATCCTTCTATTTGCATGCTTGATGTCAATATTCAAAAACCCATTATATATGGAGtatggatcaggttctcatatgagaatcattcttaTGCGATCGTGATCCACACAAATAAAATCTACATCTGCCCACATGTGAAAGAAGACAGGAGAGCACGTCAAGGTAGTGCCTTTCTTATTTTACCAATTCTTgtttattcatatatttaaacACCGATTGAGAGATTGAATCTATTGACAAATCAGTCTTAATACCTAATGATTTATTTTACACGCATTctccattttttatattttattcgtTGTCCAAATCATATTAAATTGGATTGCTTTATATTTATGTTGCAAAAAGtcaagaatctttttttttttttttttttttcttctaaatttggATTAACATGTAATCGTTGCATACATGTTCTGTGTGTGGCGAATTAGGGGTGTCCTCtcttccaaatccaaattaaattTAGCTTCAATTCGAGTGGCTAGATACAACCACTGTAACAGTCAAAGAAATAGAGTTTTGAAAGACATTTtagaaaaattattattaaaatttagGAGTGTATCTGTAAACCTTAAAATTTAGTCCATTGAACTTACCACACAGCAGCAGAAACAAGTGTCTACCTATACATTCTTTTCTATGTAGCTCAACAGGAGAATCCAAGTTTTAATTGAATGGCATTTATGTGATTAAATTCTGAAGAACAAGTCCCCAAGGTGGAATGGGCCAACCCGGATAGACCCGATTCACCCATTCAGCCATTTTAAAACCTGCAACTTATCTCCTAGGAGCCCATTGCCTTCGAGACACACCTGCTTTTCTCAAATGGTAAGCTTTGCCCTACCTAGCCTTGTTTCataatttgttatttttctcttctacttcttctttcttcttctcttttttctctttcctaagcCCTAACTTCAGGCTAACGACGTACTGTGCTTGTATTTGTCTTTTTTTGTGTATTGACAGGCAGATTCTGGAAACCCGTCGACACCC
It includes:
- the LOC122065119 gene encoding UPF0481 protein At3g47200-like, whose protein sequence is MEETNVVITSQDIHDSIRQKLSQRSNPSLGSTTSIHRVHKRIRKLNEDAYTPDTVSIGPYHRSTQSLLAMEDHKLQYLQALLDRTRERTSLEEYVEALMELEVEARGCYSEPINLTTKEFIEMMLFDGFFIIELFRKNSNFVPVDDYDPIFYSSSRRARIVRDLVLLENQIPISVLQRLFDLSKDPNHDSLPLIKMALFFFHDLIPQAMHKCPQNTKSIRDNHLLDLLSYTLDSSLSTIKMQGLSTGLESLQSVTELRRSSVNLIDIKFNEGVFEIPQLCVNDYTDSFFRNLIAHEQYRIGGTHYITSYAMLMDYLINSTDDVAYLRDRGIIINQIGDDIKVLSLFSNLCSEISINATDFYYSDLCEKVHEYYNRRSNKWKATLNRDYCNSPWKIISVVVAIVLLFLTVSGTVFTALRFFNVHA